In Spinacia oleracea cultivar Varoflay chromosome 5, BTI_SOV_V1, whole genome shotgun sequence, a single window of DNA contains:
- the LOC110804495 gene encoding developmentally-regulated G-protein 3, translating into MATVMQKIKDIEDEMAKTQKNKATSQHLGLLKAKLAKLRRDLLTPTTKGGGGAGEGFDVTKSGDARVGLVGFPSVGKSTLLNKLTGTFSEVASYEFTTLTCIPGVIMYRGAKIQLLDLPGIIEGAKDGKGRGRQVISTARTCNCILIVLDAIKPITHKRLIEKELEGFGIRLNKEPPNLSFRKKEKGGINLTSTVTNTHLDLDTVKAVCSEYRIHNADITLRFDATADDLIDVIEGSRVYMPCIYVINKIDQITLEELEILDKLPHYCPISAHLEWNLDGLLEKIWEYLNLTRIYTKPKGLNPDYNDPVILSSRKRTVEDFCERIHKDMVKQFKNALVWGSSVKHKPQRVGKEHELEDEDVVQIIKKI; encoded by the exons ATGGCGACTGTCATGCAGAAAATCAAAGATATCGAAGATGAG ATGGCAAAGACCCAAAAGAATAAGGCTACTTCACAACATCTTGGACTGTTGAAG GCTAAACTTGCAAAGTTACGGAGGGATCTTTTGACGCCCACAACGAAAGGAGGTGGTGGGGCTGGTGAAGGTTTTGACGTCACAAAAAGTGGAGATGCGCGAGTTGGGTTGGTTGGCTTTCCATCTGTTGGGAAATCAACATTGCTTAACAAGTTGACTGGGACTTTCTCTGAG GTTGCTTCTTATGAATTTACTACATTGACTTGCATTCCTGGAGTGATAATGTATAGAGGAGCCAAAATTCAG CTGTTGGACCTGCCAGGTATCATCGAGGGTGCCAAGGATGGAAAAGGTAGAGGAAGGCAG GTCATCAGTACTGCAAGGACATGCAATTGCATATTGATTGTTCTTGATGCAATAAAGCCAATAACTCACAAACGTCTTATAGAAAAGGAGCTTGAAGGATTTGGCATAAG GTTGAACAAGGAGCCGCCCAATTTATCCTTCCGGAAGAAAGAAAAGGGTGGTATCAATTTGACCTCAACAGTTACTAATACACATTTGGATCTGGATACGGTGAAGGCAGTATGCAGTGAATACAGAATTCACAATGCTGATATCACTCTTAGATTTGATGCAACTGCAGACGATCTCATTGACGTTATTGAGGGAAGTAGAGTTTATATGCCGTGCATATATGTCATAAACAAAATTGATCAGATTACGCTTGAAGAGTTAGAAATTCTGGATAAACTTCCTCATTACTGCCCAATCAG TGCTCATCTAGAATGGAACCTTGATGGTTTGCTGGAGAAGATCTGGGAGTACCTGAACCTTACTCGTATATACACAAAACCGAAGGGGTTGAATCCAGATTATAATGACCCTGTCATCCTTTCATCCAGGAAGAGAACTGTGGAAGATTTCTGTGAACGGATTCACAAGGATATGGTCAAACAATTTAAGAA TGCTCTCGTCTGGGGATCGAGTGTGAAGCACAAGCCTCAAAGAGTTGGCAAG GAACATGAACTCGAGGATGAAGACGTGGTTCAAATTATCAAAAAGATTTGA